One window of the Dendropsophus ebraccatus isolate aDenEbr1 chromosome 12, aDenEbr1.pat, whole genome shotgun sequence genome contains the following:
- the LOC138768776 gene encoding N-formyl peptide receptor 3-like — translation MGNFEPYNSESITEDEYRFRRKETQGVELESFYKNYETSNTTYSSFGLSDIFKKTTVTFYSIIFVLGIIGNGLVIWIAGFRMKTVSAVWFLNLAVADFLCCASLPLRMAEFIYPYTFQQVISCILNIILFNLNMSASVLFLTAMSIDRCVSVTWPFWAKLHRTHKLVRITAAIIWLLSFLLSAFIFYFYGFFLVNLNEWCIFSFIFIDYDHIYRIPVQLIRLLIMFLIPLLIILISYVTIFFKIKTSKRPQRSQRPYRIITAVILCFFICWCPYYIWPLTPMYDEDNVPFYVLHAIVINLAFLNSCINPIIYVLMGQDIKHGFCRSIPSRLERALTEPPDDPCRGPQDVQHTHNTDV, via the coding sequence GTCATTTTACAAAAACTATGAGACAAGTAACACAACTTACAGCAGCTTTGGTCTTTCAGACATTTTTAAGAAGACAACAGTTACCTTCTATAGCATCATTTTTGTCCTTGGGATTATCGGTAATGGATTAGTCATCTGGATTGCCGGATTCAGGATGAAGACAGTCAGTGCCGTGTGGTTCCTCAATCTGGCCGTTGCGGACTTCCTCTGCTGTGCGTCTCTTCCTTTGCGCATGGCAGAGTTTATTTACCCTTACACATTTCAACAAGTAATTTCTTGCATTTTGAACATTATTCTGTTCAATCTAAACATGAGCGCCAGTGTTCTTTTCCTGACCGCCATGAGTATTGACCGCTGTGTGTCCGTCACTTGGCCGTTTTGGGCTAAACTTCATAGGACACATAAGCTCGTGAGAATCACTGCCGCTATCATTTGGCTGCTGAGTTTCCTCCTAAGTGCttttatattttacttctatGGATTTTTTTTGGTTAATTTGAATGAATGGTGTATATTCTCTTTTATCTTCATAGATTATGACCATATCTATAGGATTCCTGTACAACTGATCCGGTTACTTATAATGTTTCTGATCCCTCTTCTCATAATCTTGATCAGTTATGTCACCATTTTCTTCAAGATTAAAACCAGTAAGAGACCCCAGAGATCCCAGAGGCCGTACAGGATCATCACCGCTGTTATATTGTGTTTCTTTATCTGCTGGTGTCCATATTACATCTGGCCGCTAACACCCATGTATGATGAAGACAATGTCCCATTCTATGTATTACATGCTATTGTTATTAACCTGGCTTTCCTTAATAGTTGCATCAATCCGatcatttatgttcttatgggcCAAGACATTAAACATGGATTCTGTAGATCTATCCCCTCCAGGCTTGAGAGAGCCTTAACAGAACCACCTGATGATCCATGCAGAGGACCCCAGGATGTACAGCATACTCACAATACAGATGTATAA
- the LOC138768775 gene encoding N-formyl peptide receptor 3-like, producing the protein TTVTFYSIIFVLGIIGNGLVIWIAGFRMKTVSAVWFLNLAVADFLCCASLPLRMAEFIYPYTFQQVISCILNIILFNLNMSASVLFLTAMSIDRCVSVTWPFWAKVHRTHKLVRITAAIIWLLSFLLSAFIIYFYGFFLVNLNEWCLFSFIFIDYDHIYRIPVQLIRLLIMFLIPFLIILISYVTIFFKIKTSKRPQRSQRPYRIITAVILCFFICWCPYYIWPLTPMYDENNVPFYVLHAIVINLAFLNSCINPIIYVLMGQDIKHGFCRSIPSRLEKALTEPPDDPCRGPQDVQHTYNTDV; encoded by the coding sequence ACAACAGTTACCTTCTATAGCATCATTTTTGTCCTTGGGATTATCGGTAATGGATTAGTCATCTGGATTGCCGGATTCAGGATGAAGACAGTCAGTGCCGTGTGGTTCCTCAATCTGGCCGTTGCGGACTTCCTCTGCTGTGCGTCTCTTCCTTTGCGCATGGCAGAGTTTATTTACCCTTACACATTTCAACAAGTAATTTCTTGCATTTTGAACATTATTCTGTTCAATCTAAACATGAGCGCCAGTGTTCTTTTCCTGACCGCCATGAGTATTGACCGCTGTGTGTCCGTCACTTGGCCGTTTTGGGCTAAAGTTCATAGGACACATAAGCTCGTGAGAATCACTGCCGCTATCATTTGGCTGCTGAGTTTCCTCCTAAGTgcttttataatttacttctatggatTTTTTTTGGTTAATTTGAATGAATGGTGTTTATTCTCTTTTATCTTCATAGATTATGACCATATCTATAGGATTCCTGTACAACTGATCCGGTTACTTATAATGTTTCTGATCCCTTTTCTCATCATCTTGATCAGTTATGTCACCATTTTCTTCAAGATTAAAACCAGTAAGAGACCCCAGAGATCCCAGAGGCCGTACAGGATCATCACCGCTGTTATATTGTGTTTCTTTATCTGCTGGTGTCCATATTACATCTGGCCGCTAACACCCATGTATGATGAAAACAACGTCCCATTCTATGTATTACATGCTATTGTTATTAACCTGGCTTTCCTTAATAGTTGCATCAATCCGatcatttatgttcttatgggcCAAGACATTAAACATGGATTCTGTAGATCTATCCCCTCCAGGCTTGAGAAAGCCTTAACAGAACCACCTGATGATCCATGCAGAGGACCCCAGGATGTACAGCATACTTACAATACAGATGTATAA
- the LOC138770119 gene encoding C3a anaphylatoxin chemotactic receptor-like — translation MSITFYTITFVLGTIGNGLVIWIAGFRMKRTVSAVWFLNLAIADFLCCASLPLRMAEWIKFSIFLQGLYCALNVILFNLNMSASVLLLTAMSIDRCVSVMWPFWAKVHRTHKLVRITAAIIWLLNFPLSGFMFYFYGFYLYDLDEWCIFFHKYKVFDHIYRIKQTLQLIRLLIMFLIPFLIILTSYVIIFFKLKTSKRPQRSQRPYRIITAVILCFFICWCPYYIWPLTPMYDENNVQFYVLHVIVINLAFLNSCINPIIYVLMGQDIKHGFCRSILSRLEKALTEPPDDPCRGYQDVQHTYNTDV, via the coding sequence ATGTCAATTACTTTCTATACCATCACTTTTGTTCTTGGGACTATCGGTAATGGATTGGTCATCTGGATTGCCGGATTCAGGATGAAGAGGACAGTCAGTGCCGTGTGGTTCCTCAATCTGGCCATTGCGGACTTCCTCTGCTGCGCGTCTCTTCCTTTACGGATGGCAGAGTGGATAAAATTTTCCATATTTCTACAAGGACTTTACTGTGCATTAAACGTCATTCTGTTCAATCTAAACATGAGCGCCAGTGTTCTTCTACTGACCGCCATGAGTATTGACCGCTGTGTGTCCGTCATGTGGCCTTTTTGGGCTAAAGTTCATAGGACACATAAGCTCGTGAGAATCACTGCCGCTATCATTTGGCTGCTGAATTTTCCCCTGAGTGGTTTTATGTTTTACTTCTATGGATTTTATTTGTATGATTTGGATGAATGGTGTATATTTTTTCATAAATACAAAGTTTTTGACCATATCTATAGGATAAAACAGACCTTACAACTGATCCGGTTACTTATAATGTTTCTGATCCCTTTTCTCATAATTTTGACCAGTTATGTCATCATTTTCTTCAAGCTTAAAACCAGTAAGAGACCCCAGAGATCCCAGAGGCCGTACAGGATCATCAccgcggttatattgtgtttcttTATCTGCTGGTGTCCATATTACATCTGGCCGCTAACACCCATGTATGATGAAAACAACGTCCAATTCTATGTAttacatgttattgttattaacCTGGCTTTCCTTAATAGTTGCATCAATCCGatcatttatgttcttatgggcCAAGACATTAAACATGGATTCTGTAGATCTATCCTCTCCAGGCTTGAGAAAGCCTTAACAGAACCACCTGATGATCCATGCAGAGGATACCAGGATGTACAACATACTTACAATACAGATGTATGA